A genomic window from Streptomyces broussonetiae includes:
- a CDS encoding DUF2786 domain-containing protein, whose amino-acid sequence MTSTASTVERAFRAALYDDTDTGLDTGASLLAADPAADAELVRRGEEFVAAAWQRGWQPADVVRLVRRELGDEHIHLAAALIRAQAGRDRPRGRRWTAQLTDLPAAPAREADRFSQSTTALELYRLLLRLPALEPLEEEPRRAAGPAASRMLGRIRALLAKAEATGYPQEAEALSAKAQELMARHSVDEALLAAEAPAPDAPGACRIGVEPPYEQAKAVLLDAVAGANHCRAVWNEPLAFSTVVGFEADLEAVELLYTSLLVQATHAMTRAEAEQRAGGRKRTKTFRQSFLAAYAHRVGDRLAAVAEAQVGQDLLPVLVTRETAVTGRLERMFPETTTTRLRGVSDAAGWTEGARAADRAQVRSRPRLG is encoded by the coding sequence GTGACCAGCACTGCCAGCACCGTCGAGCGGGCCTTTCGGGCCGCGCTGTACGACGACACCGACACCGGCCTCGACACCGGCGCCTCCCTGCTCGCCGCCGACCCGGCCGCGGACGCCGAACTCGTGCGCCGCGGTGAGGAGTTCGTCGCTGCGGCCTGGCAGCGCGGCTGGCAGCCCGCCGACGTCGTACGGCTGGTGCGGCGCGAACTGGGGGACGAGCACATACACCTGGCCGCCGCGCTGATCCGGGCGCAGGCCGGGCGGGACCGCCCGCGCGGGCGCCGCTGGACCGCCCAGCTGACGGACCTGCCCGCGGCCCCCGCGCGCGAGGCCGACCGTTTTTCGCAGTCCACCACCGCCCTGGAGCTGTACCGCCTGCTGCTGCGCCTGCCCGCTCTGGAGCCGCTGGAGGAGGAGCCGCGCCGCGCCGCCGGTCCGGCCGCCTCCCGCATGCTCGGCCGGATCCGCGCGCTGCTCGCCAAGGCCGAGGCGACCGGGTATCCGCAGGAGGCGGAGGCGCTCAGCGCCAAGGCGCAGGAGCTGATGGCCCGGCACAGTGTCGACGAGGCGCTGCTCGCCGCCGAGGCCCCCGCCCCCGACGCGCCCGGGGCCTGCCGGATCGGGGTCGAGCCGCCGTACGAGCAGGCCAAGGCGGTCCTGCTCGACGCCGTGGCGGGCGCGAACCACTGCCGTGCGGTGTGGAACGAACCGCTGGCCTTCTCCACGGTCGTCGGCTTCGAGGCGGACCTGGAGGCGGTCGAGCTGCTCTACACCTCGCTGCTCGTGCAGGCCACGCACGCGATGACCAGGGCGGAGGCCGAGCAGAGAGCAGGCGGACGCAAGCGGACCAAGACCTTCCGGCAGTCGTTCCTCGCGGCCTACGCCCACCGCGTGGGCGACCGGCTCGCGGCGGTCGCCGAGGCCCAGGTCGGCCAGGATCTGCTGCCGGTCCTGGTCACCAGGGAGACGGCCGTCACCGGCCGGCTCGAGCGGATGTTCCCCGAGACCACCACGACCCGGCTGCGCGGGGTGAGCGACGCGGCCGGGTGGACGGAGGGCGCGCGGGCGGCGGACCGGGCGCAGGTCCGCTCCCGCCCACGGCTCGGGTGA
- a CDS encoding DUF4232 domain-containing protein, translating to MRAIPLTVTALAAALLLTACNGGGSKSEGSKNSSACEIGGVSVQIGSASVAPGAGDTGEIPVSLTNQSAPCTLDQFAGVALGAGGTEAKVPVLKGATAQKLKLNKGDSATFTISYVRGKAGDRTSLDAKTVKITLPGTTASRSFPWSYGPVAGQGSGPNASVSAFQQVGD from the coding sequence ATGCGCGCCATTCCGCTCACCGTCACCGCCCTCGCCGCCGCCCTGCTGCTGACCGCTTGCAACGGCGGCGGGAGCAAGAGCGAGGGCAGCAAGAACAGCTCGGCCTGCGAGATCGGCGGGGTCTCCGTGCAGATCGGGTCGGCGAGCGTGGCCCCGGGGGCCGGCGACACGGGCGAGATCCCCGTCAGCCTCACCAACCAGAGCGCCCCCTGCACCCTGGACCAGTTCGCCGGCGTGGCGCTCGGCGCCGGCGGCACCGAGGCCAAGGTGCCCGTGCTCAAGGGCGCCACGGCCCAGAAGCTCAAGCTCAACAAGGGCGACTCGGCCACCTTCACCATCAGCTATGTGCGCGGCAAGGCGGGCGACAGGACCAGCCTGGACGCGAAGACGGTGAAGATCACCCTGCCCGGCACCACCGCCTCGCGCAGCTTCCCCTGGTCCTACGGCCCCGTCGCCGGCCAGGGCAGCGGCCCGAACGCCTCGGTGAGCGCCTTCCAGCAGGTCGGCGACTGA